GACATCCATCGTGTTGTGTGCAGAGGGTGAGTTGTAACCTTGAAGAGAGGTGTTGTAAGCTTAAACCATGTTGCTAATTTATTGGAGCActgtatatttttgaaaatattacttatatgtgtgtaaatattaaattaggAAGCAGTATGTTGGTATCTATAGAACTGTGTGGTATAAAGCTTCTTATATCTTTGTGTTTTTTTCATCTATGGTTCATccacatttataatatttcgataggATTGGGGTTCGTTTCATACCTTCTACTTTCACTATGTAGCACAAAAATTggagatttttttcatttctcattaCATAGATCAAAAgatatttgcaatatttttcttattatagtatttgtttcatgataaaaaatttagttTACAGAAGAACATTTACTTGCATTTAttacttattcattttaaaacctatttatatattttcattataatagtatgctttttaatattatcattgctatattatcaaaaatgtatTGGAGAAAATATTGTAGGTacaatatatagttttatcgtttatatatattcaattgtGCTTGTGAATAATTAGTTTTGCTTTCCTGTTTTAAGCTTGTTTAAGTTACATTTGGTAACATTGAAGCTTTCTTAAAAACAGATAACGATGGATGAAATACGTGCTGCTCATGCTGCTAATGGTGGTACATTGAATACATTCGAGAATGGATACAATTCTGAggttcagaaaaaaaatattatcaatggtCTTAATGAAATTTCTGCTGTTAATCGTGTCTGGGGTGGTGATAAAAGATTGTCTTTGTATGGATATACATTGGAGACCATCAACTTGCTGTTACTTCCAATGATACAATCCaagtaagtaatatatatctataattcaATTATGTAATCATCTGATACATTGAATAGtttgttatttatctttttattacaaacaaaaatttattttatttttatcagaaaAGAAGCTCTTGGTTCCATGGGTAATGATGCACCGCTTGCGTGTTTATCTCAATTTCAACCTTTACCATACGAATACTTCAAACAATTATTTGCACAGGTATTTCAAATGTTTATATCcacaattctcttttttccttattttctttttgtattcttttttctttttaattaagtttataaaatatattcatttcatCTTTTATACCAGGTGACAAATCCTCCGATCGATCCATTCAGAGAAAAGATCGTCATGTCAATGCTCTGTCCAATTGGCCCTGTGAGCAATATTTTGGAGCCAAGTGAACTCCAAGTACATAGATTGTTCTTAGAACAACCAATTTTATCTCTTGATGATCTTGAAGTTCTTAAGCAAACCAAACATCGTGGATGGACAACCAAGGTCATTGATGCAACATATCCTGTAGAAGACGGACCTCTTGGTTTGGTAAAGACTCTGAACCGTGTCTGTAATGAAGCTAACGAAGCTGCTAGAGGTGGTTAtcaattaattgtattatctGATCGACAAGGTGGTTCAGAAAGGTGAAATTTTGTTTCGACGATCTAAATCATGATGAGTGACTTTGACTCTTTACACAtacattcattaatttaaataactttcGATTATATAGAGTTCCAGTTAGCAGTTTATTAGCATTAGGAGCAGTACATCACTTTTTGATCGAAGAGAGACAACGAATGAAAGTTGGTCTTATCCTGGAGACTGCTGAAGCTAGAGAGGTACATCACATATGCGTGTTACTTGGTTATGGTGCAGATGCTATTTGTCCATATCTTGTATTTGAAATGGCTAAGAATTTAAGAGCAGATGGAGTTTTTGACTATACGTATACCGATGAAGTCATATATAaggtaaaatttataaaaaattatagattagagattaaatacaattttttttttttttttttttttttttatatatatatatccgaagTCGAatgcatatatttcttttagaattATTCTGAAGCTATGGAACGTGGCATAGCAAAAGTAATGGCAAAAATGGGAATATCAACTTTACAATCTTACAAAGGAGCACAAATCTTTGAAGCAGTTGGATTAGCCGATGAAGTGATAGATAAGTGTTTCAAGGTGCGTTAAAAATTACCATAAATTGTGcctatatattgtaaatatcacTACAAATGATTATATACTGGATccaattaatgattaatttatgATTCAATCGAACACATGATGTATTTggaagagtaaaaaaattttgcttGAAAGtgattgtatataaattcttgaaaaaaacTTTATGCTTTTATATCCAGGGCACTCAGTCACGTATTGGTGGAgtaacatttgaaatattagcTAAAGAGGCATTTGAAAGACATCAAATAACATATTGGAATAAACCAATGGACATGTTAATAATTCGTAATCCAGGTATTTATCACTGGCGATCTGGTGGAGAAAAACATATCAATGATCCTGGCAGCATAGCTAGTTTGCAGGTAAATGATATTCACTAAACGTAACATGTTTATAgctattactatttattttttagaagcaatataaataataaaataattatttcaggATTATGTTGTTTCGAAAAGCAATAATGCTTATGAAAATTACCGTAAGATATCAATGGACATGGTTCAAAATTGTACATTGCGCGGTCaattagtaattaaaaaattagataagcCAATAGACATAAACGAAATAGAACCTGCTTCTGAAATTGTTAAACGATTTGTTACCGGAGCTATGAGTTTTGGAAGTATCTCGCTTGAAGCTCATACCACATTGGCAATAGCTATGAATCGCATTGGAGGTAAATCCAACACAGGTGAAGGTGGTGAAAATGCAGACaggttaatatttttatcttgtttaatttctcattatatttttatttgcaatacAAATAAATCTTGTTTTATATCAGGTATCTTAATCAAGATCCAGAATTTAACAAGCGTTCGGCTATAAAACAAGTAGCCAGTGGTAGATTTGGAGTAACTTCAAGTTACTTGGCTAATGCCGATGatcttcaaataaaaatggCTCAGGGTGCAAAACCAGGAGAAGGTGGAGAATTGCCTGGCTACAAAGTAAGCGGTATtcctttaaataataatcttctgtaataatatttaatttttacttcaaCGCATTTTGTTCATTTAGGTCACTGCAGATATTGCTGCAACCAGACATTCTGTAGCTGGTGTAGGTCTTATTTCACCACCTCCTCATCatgatatttattcgatagaaGATTTGGCCGAATTAATCTATGATCTAAAATGTGCAAATCCTAATGCCCGTATATCTGTCAAATTAGTATCAGAAGTTGGAGTGGGTGTAGTCGCAGCAGGTGTGGCAAAGGTATATTTGTTTAGTAAAGGCCATTCATAGAAAACGAGTAATAAGAAgttataagaaaaacaatttaagATATAactattgtaaaaatatatatagggtaAAGCTGAACATGTAGTGATATCTGGTCACGATGGTGGTACTGGCGCTAGTAGTTGGACAGGCATTAAATCCGCAGGCCTTCCATGGGAATTGGGTGTAGCGGAGACTCATCAAGTTCTGACATTGAATAATCTTCGATCACGCATGGTAGTTCAAGCAGACGGACAGATGCGTACAGGTTTTGATATCGTAGTTGCAGCATTACTAGGTGCAGATGAATTTGGTTTCAGTACAGCTCCTTTGATTGCTATGGGATGTACTATGATGAGAAAATGTCACTTGAATACTTGTCCCGTTGGTATTGCCACGCAAGATCCTGTACTTAGgaaaaaattcgaaggaaaacCGGAACATgtgataaatttcttctttgcgCTTGCCGAAGAGGTATGTTATATAACATTgatcgtataatattaaattatatctttatgatgtattataaaaaatgtaaaaaagaaaaaaaaaagcaaaacgaaGGTGAGGCTACTTGATACAGTGAACAATGTTACACACGACATTGTAGAGTAAGTTTTGTAGGTATAAGTGTTTCTTTACggaacaatgaaaatatttctttcctttaagtcatttatctttattcatgaagaattttttatttgcgtGTTTTAACAGGTTCGTCAGCACATGGCGAGTCttggtattaaaaaattccaagATTTAATAGGCCGTACAGATTTTCTTAAAGTACGCGACGATATAGCTGTTGAGAAAGCTAAGACATTGAGCTTCGTAAATATTCTACGAAATGCATTGGATTTAAGACCGGGTGTGAACATTCATGGTGGTTCTATCAAGCAAGATTTTCAATTAGAAAATAGACTTGATAACGAATTGATTCGATTGGCTGAGCCAATATTAAATGGTAAACAAAAACGTGTTGATATTGAAATGAATATTAACAACGAATGTCGAGCATTTGCATCTACGTTGAGTTATCAAATATCTAAGTAAGCAAGCACGAAATTGTTCTAATTGAACTTTTAAAATCatgttatttcaaatttatgaattgaacatttttttgtttgatattCTATAGACAATTTGGTGAAAATGGTTTGCCAGAGCATAGTATTAACATCAAAATGAAAGGTTCAGCAGGTCAAAGCTTTTGTGCTTTCATGACGAAAGGTATTCACGTGACACTTGAAGGAGATGCTAATGATTATGTAGGAAAGGTatgcatatttattattaaattattatatatatatatatatattattcgtccattttttaaataattttattactttttcatgATGATAGAGTCTTTGTGGTGGTGAAATAGTGATATATCCACCGAAAGAATCAGATTTCAATTCTGAAGCTAATGTCATAGTAGGAAACGTTTGTCTTTATGGTGCAACTTCTGGTAAAGCATATTTCCGAGGTATCGCAGCTGAGAGATTCAGTGTTCGTAACAGCGGAGCTGTTGTAGTTGTCGAAGGTGTAGGTGATCATGGTTGCGAATATATGACTGGAGGATGTGCTGTTATTCTTGGATTAACAGGACGAAATTTCGCTGCTGGAATGTCTGGTGGAATAGCTTATGTTTTTGATGTTGATGGTTCATTCAAAAGGTAAATTCTTatctatgaaaatattgtCTCAATCCCTTCAACatcttttacatatatcataaatattattttagcaAATGCAATCCCGAAATGGTTGAGCTACTTCCACTTAATAACACGGAAGACATTGCTTATGTAAAACAATTGTTGGAAGAGTTTGTTGAAAAGACTGGTTCACTTATTGCAAAGGATTTGTTGAATTTATGGCCTGAACCAACGACCAGATTTGTTaaggtatttttcttttcattttttttttccgcaaaaataaatttatattcaattttataccacaatataattatacaatcgAAATAGGTATTTCCTTACGAGTATCAACGAGTATTGGAACaacgagaagaaacaaagCAAGAACAACCGATTCTTAATGGAAATTCACAGACTGATTCAAAAGTGAAAGATATCGAAGAAGTTGTCACAGATGGAGAAGTAGCACAGAAAAAATTAGACAAGATAAGGTAATTAACGATTAAGATCGAACAATTAAATGCTACTTAATCCGTTTTGAAATCAATGAAGATTACATTTGCATACGTTATATATTCGTAGAGGATTTATGAAGTATAAGAGACATACAGAATCATATAGAGCAGCCGAGAAGCGTATGGAGGATTGGGATGAGATTTATAATTTCCAAGGCGTAAGAAAAGGATTACGTACTCAAGCAGCAAGGTGTATGGAATGTGGTGTTCCATTTTGTCAAAGTAGTTATGGTTGTCCACTTGGAAATATTATTCCTAAGTGGAATGATCTTGTATTTCATTCCAATTGGAAAGAGGCGCTTAATCAGCTTTTACAAACGAACAATTTCCCAGGTgcgttaattaaataaataaatatatatagtataattaaatatatcaaatgtatatttaattaaatcggaTTGTAGAATTCACTGGAAGAGTATGTCCTGCACCATGCGAAGGTGCTTGCGTACTTGGCATATCAGAACCTCCTGtcactataaaaaatattgaatgtgCAATAATTGATCATGCATTTGAACAAGGATGGATTCTTCCGCATCCTCCAACAACAAGAACTGGGCGTACTGTAGCAGTAATAGGTTCTGGTCCAGCTGGTTTAGCTGCTGCACATCAATTGAACAAAGCTGGTCATTTAGTAACTGTATATGAAAGGAATGATCGTGTTGGAGGATTATTACAATACGGTATACCTACAATGAAATTATCCAAACAAGTTGTACAAAGAAGAGTATCTTTACTCGCTGCGGAAGGTATAGTTTTTAAGACGGGTATTGATGTCGGAAAAGATATTACTGTTCAGGtaatatttagataaatttctttttttttttttttttttcataacaagAATTACAATTATCCTTATCagtaaatatcgatatttaattatatatcacgtTTCTCTtaggaattaaaaaatcaatacgaTGCAGTATTACTTTGCACTGGTGCAACTTGGCCTAGAGATATACAGATTCCTGGTAGAGAACTCGAAGGAATTCACTTTGCTGTTAGTTTTCTAGAACATTGGCAGAAAAAGCAGATGGGTAATGAAACCCCACAGGATTTGCGGCTTATGGCACAGGATAAAGACGTTATCATATTAGGTGGTGGTGATACAGGCTGTGATTGTATTGCAACGTCTTTACGTCAggtatcatattttaatatttttattgtatgatTAATGCtgatagtataataatactgAGAAGATAAAGACaagttttcattgtttttttcttttttctttttttttttttttataacattatataggGTGCTAAAACTATTACTACTTTTGAAATCTTACCTGAACCACCTGTAAAACGGGCTACAGATAATCCTTGGCCTCAATTCCCTCGATTGTTTAAAGTAGATTATGGTCACGAAGAAGTGGCTTTGAAATTTGGTCGTGATCCTCGTCAATTCAGTACTCGCAGTgaggtaaataaaattatatattaatatattgcattaacatacatatatatatatatatatatatatatatatatcaattctaattcaaaatgaattaaattttgtaattaggAATTTTTGGACGATGGTAATGGACATGTGAGTGGTATCAAGACTGTAACTGTAGAATGGACAAAGGATTCTACTGGAGGTTGGAAAAACAATGCAGTTCCTGGATCTGAGAAGGTAGATGgataagataattaataaaaaaaatgatcattgGGATAACGCACGATTCGTTTaccatttaatatatattaactatttatttcattcgtgcagatatataaatgtgattTAGTTTTACTTGCTATGGGATTCTTGGGCccagaaaaatatattgctaATGAGTTGCAAACGAAAATGGATGCTCGTGGAAATTATGAAACTCCAATAGGCAAATACAAAACTAGTTTGCCTGGAATCTATGCAGCTGGAGGTAAcagagtttttctttttttataaataaataaatatatttatatatataaacaatatatataaactatataaataatatatatatatatatacacacataatttgacaatataaaaaattttgatactTAGATTGTCGACGAGGACAATCGTTGGTTGTTTGGGCAATAACAGAAGGAAGACAAGCCGCAAGGGAAATAGATATTGATTTAATGGGAACGACTGGTCTTCCCGGAGCTGGCGGTGTAATAACTGGCGTTGTTGCATAAGAGGtagatggaaagaaataaaagaagaaattctcgAACGAATCATATCGAAAGCCATCGAACGATAAATGGAAATCGTTCCGTGGGTATCTGTCAAGTGGTGGACACAGAAGTTGGCTTTTTCAAGTATTTTAGCATAGCTAAGAAGCTGATGTATAAAGAGCAGTAAATATCAGAGGTATAGCAGAGATATTTAAGTTAAATAATAGTTGGTAGCAGCTCTATACGAAAGTATTGATATGAAAGGTTAGATGAACTTCTTTATATCGGAGAAGAATGGTTTATCCTCTCTActcaaaattattcattttttttttggacttACTTTCATTTCATGgaataatatctttctattgagagattatcattatcatcatcatcatcatcatcatcatcattatcatcattatcattattattatcatcattatcatcatcatcatcatcatcatcatcatcatcatcatcattatcatagACTATGATGAAGAATGAATATGTAGAGAAGATATcgatatgttatattatatcgaggtaattaaaaattcgattgtCCGAGATAAGCCAATAAAAGGATTATATACAGCAGGATTATGAAAGACAATAGAAAGATGGTACATACGTGTTTTTGAAACTGATACGTTTCTTATTCGCTATTGATAGTGAGATGAAAGtgtcattaataatttattatttttgacagAAGTAATCtcattctttataaaaaaaaatgtatgtacattttcTGTCAcattatgtgatatatatacatatatatatatacgtatataatatcgtggatttaaaagaaatcgaaaaagtaTCTTTTACCATTCGCGATTAAAAACTTCAATTGAATGATATCAGATGTtagtatgaaaaaagaaaaaaagaaaaaaaaaagaaaaaaaaacgtaacgTAGAAGTACATACGTAAGATTCGTAATCTCGGTTGCAGTTCGATGATCATTATCTACTTAAAACTTTGCCTGCTGATGATCAATCTGTGTGCTGGTTATTTTATtggattattatattgttataatatttcttgaatataTTGAACAAATATGATTAGCAATCATTgattagaaaaaggaagggaaaggagaaTCCAGTGACACATACAGCaacagtagtagcagcagcaacagcagagTAGTATGCAAGTATTTTTCGAGCCTATATTTGCCTATAATAgagtctttcttttctctttttttttgttttgtaataaTGCATAAAAATGGGCtagcttgaaaaaaaaaaagaacggaaaaaaaTTACAGGGTAGGCtaaatgtttttaatgttaaaaatcGAATACTCTTTTTTGAGACTTTTGAAGactaataatgttttattgtCAAACTGTAGAACTCACTCTCTATAAGCCTATAAAAGCTCCTCGGTAAAGAGTTAATggtttttaaaatcacttaggAATTTTTGGCCTAGcctgtataagaaaaaaaaaaaaaaaatgatcatgTACcgttaatgataataatgataaaaatatcatcgatgATTAATTTAAAGTAAATAGTCGATCAATTGACGATggatttgtaataataaccatttagaaaaaagaatgtatgcACTTCTCTCTAATTCGGAAGTATTCAAGGTTGTGTGTCTCGTATATTTTACGACAGGTATCTTCTAGAATCCGGCATTATTATATGAACCGGTACTAAGTATATGATTTGTTTTTAcacacattattttattttatttttttattttcttgtttcttttttgtaaaataatttttttagatttgcAACAAACACACATTTATAGGCTATGATTAAGTGATGGAATGAATTAAGTGTGATAACAAagtagataatttatttacacaaATGCCTTTATGGCATTGTGTATATACGCACGAggcattttatatatatatgtgtatatatatatatatatatatatatatatataaatttaaaagtgTTATAAgtgaatcattaattaatttttatgttcaCTCGCATTGTTATTGTACATTTCAATAAGTACAGATATATCCCTTAGATAACGTGACGCAAGTAAACAGATATGACCATACTCTATTACTCAAAAGtttccatattttattattattgttgttgttgttgttgttataattattattattatttttattattcttattattcttattcttattcttcatctgctgattattattattcttattattattttaaaaatatttttattaaatttcaagttGTTTTATTTGGGTGATATAAAAGTAACTTATGATCGAAtagttgtaataaaaatgatgacgcatttaatatacaaaatttattgtcaaatgtttatgttaaatatatatttaattcttttttcttatttctttttttttctttttttgattatcacattatattacattattttttctttcttttttttatttgaaataatatatgtatatatatatatatatatgttattttatttaatatgatcAAACAGCGACGGGGATTGGTCATAACTGATAACATGTGTCATGTTCCgagacaataaaaaatatatttctgcgTCATAAAGAAAACAGTAGTTTTTCAATAGAAGTTTGAAGGTGAAGGGTTTGCTAGTCtgtttttatatacatgaGATTGTCACTGCTAAGTATTAAAAAGGTCGAAAGAAGTATCgcttgaataatataataattaaaacaaaagaagataattaacTATCTGGATAAAATGAAgtagatatacataaatatatacatacatatatacaaacatacatatgtattgagagagaaattgtaggaaaatattttttcttgcaatgtggtatatatcatatttatattattttgtgaaaaaagagaaaattaac
The window above is part of the Vespula pensylvanica isolate Volc-1 chromosome 16, ASM1446617v1, whole genome shotgun sequence genome. Proteins encoded here:
- the LOC122634919 gene encoding glutamate synthase [NADH] isoform X3, translating into MLLVDTEEKKIIQDVELKQHIARSRPHSKWLREQRITMDEIRAAHAANGGTLNTFENGYNSEVQKKNIINGLNEISAVNRVWGGDKRLSLYGYTLETINLLLLPMIQSKKEALGSMGNDAPLACLSQFQPLPYEYFKQLFAQVTNPPIDPFREKIVMSMLCPIGPVSNILEPSELQVHRLFLEQPILSLDDLEVLKQTKHRGWTTKVIDATYPVEDGPLGLVKTLNRVCNEANEAARGGYQLIVLSDRQGGSERVPVSSLLALGAVHHFLIEERQRMKVGLILETAEAREVHHICVLLGYGADAICPYLVFEMAKNLRADGVFDYTYTDEVIYKNYSEAMERGIAKVMAKMGISTLQSYKGAQIFEAVGLADEVIDKCFKGTQSRIGGVTFEILAKEAFERHQITYWNKPMDMLIIRNPGIYHWRSGGEKHINDPGSIASLQDYVVSKSNNAYENYRKISMDMVQNCTLRGQLVIKKLDKPIDINEIEPASEIVKRFVTGAMSFGSISLEAHTTLAIAMNRIGGKSNTGEGGENADRYLNQDPEFNKRSAIKQVASGRFGVTSSYLANADDLQIKMAQGAKPGEGGELPGYKVTADIAATRHSVAGVGLISPPPHHDIYSIEDLAELIYDLKCANPNARISVKLVSEVGVGVVAAGVAKGKAEHVVISGHDGGTGASSWTGIKSAGLPWELGVAETHQVLTLNNLRSRMVVQADGQMRTGFDIVVAALLGADEFGFSTAPLIAMGCTMMRKCHLNTCPVGIATQDPVLRKKFEGKPEHVINFFFALAEEVRQHMASLGIKKFQDLIGRTDFLKVRDDIAVEKAKTLSFVNILRNALDLRPGVNIHGGSIKQDFQLENRLDNELIRLAEPILNGKQKRVDIEMNINNECRAFASTLSYQISKQFGENGLPEHSINIKMKGSAGQSFCAFMTKGIHVTLEGDANDYVGKSLCGGEIVIYPPKESDFNSEANVIVGNVCLYGATSGKAYFRGIAAERFSVRNSGAVVVVEGVGDHGCEYMTGGCAVILGLTGRNFAAGMSGGIAYVFDVDGSFKSKCNPEMVELLPLNNTEDIAYVKQLLEEFVEKTGSLIAKDLLNLWPEPTTRFVKVFPYEYQRVLEQREETKQEQPILNGNSQTDSKVKDIEEVVTDGEVAQKKLDKIRGFMKYKRHTESYRAAEKRMEDWDEIYNFQGVRKGLRTQAARCMECGVPFCQSSYGCPLGNIIPKWNDLVFHSNWKEALNQLLQTNNFPEFTGRVCPAPCEGACVLGISEPPVTIKNIECAIIDHAFEQGWILPHPPTTRTGRTVAVIGSGPAGLAAAHQLNKAGHLVTVYERNDRVGGLLQYGIPTMKLSKQVVQRRVSLLAAEGIVFKTGIDVGKDITVQELKNQYDAVLLCTGATWPRDIQIPGRELEGIHFAVSFLEHWQKKQMGNETPQDLRLMAQDKDVIILGGGDTGCDCIATSLRQGAKTITTFEILPEPPVKRATDNPWPQFPRLFKVDYGHEEVALKFGRDPRQFSTRSEEFLDDGNGHVSGIKTVTVEWTKDSTGGWKNNAVPGSEKIYKCDLVLLAMGFLGPEKYIANELQTKMDARGNYETPIGKYKTSLPGIYAAGDCRRGQSLVVWAITEGRQAAREIDIDLMGTTGLPGAGGVITGVVA
- the LOC122634919 gene encoding glutamate synthase [NADH] isoform X1 → MSSGNYWSLPPKQGLYDPTLEKEACGVGFIVAIDGKRSHKIIRDAQTLSARMNHRGACACDNDTGDGAGVLCAIPHEYYADEIREQQNIELPNIGRYATGILFLDKNTHKETEAAFEKLAEECSLRVICWRDVPTDDTQIGQVAKKCEPYMRQVFVTGDQEDKEILQRQIFVLRKRSSHTIPKAELRYYICSLSLKTVVYKGQLTADQLWSYFEDLKSPKFETYLALVHTRFSTNTFPSWERAHPLRLLAHNGEINTLRGNVNLMKAREGVMSSKIYGNQLKDLYPVVEPNLSDSGAADCVLEFLVMAGQRSLPEAVMTMVPEAWQNDLTMATEKRDFYHWAACSMEPWDGPALLTFTDGRYVGAILDRNGLRPSRFYVTKDNMMVMASEVGVYDTPPSNIILKSRLKPGRMLLVDTEEKKIIQDVELKQHIARSRPHSKWLREQRITMDEIRAAHAANGGTLNTFENGYNSEVQKKNIINGLNEISAVNRVWGGDKRLSLYGYTLETINLLLLPMIQSKKEALGSMGNDAPLACLSQFQPLPYEYFKQLFAQVTNPPIDPFREKIVMSMLCPIGPVSNILEPSELQVHRLFLEQPILSLDDLEVLKQTKHRGWTTKVIDATYPVEDGPLGLVKTLNRVCNEANEAARGGYQLIVLSDRQGGSERVPVSSLLALGAVHHFLIEERQRMKVGLILETAEAREVHHICVLLGYGADAICPYLVFEMAKNLRADGVFDYTYTDEVIYKNYSEAMERGIAKVMAKMGISTLQSYKGAQIFEAVGLADEVIDKCFKGTQSRIGGVTFEILAKEAFERHQITYWNKPMDMLIIRNPGIYHWRSGGEKHINDPGSIASLQDYVVSKSNNAYENYRKISMDMVQNCTLRGQLVIKKLDKPIDINEIEPASEIVKRFVTGAMSFGSISLEAHTTLAIAMNRIGGKSNTGEGGENADRYLNQDPEFNKRSAIKQVASGRFGVTSSYLANADDLQIKMAQGAKPGEGGELPGYKVTADIAATRHSVAGVGLISPPPHHDIYSIEDLAELIYDLKCANPNARISVKLVSEVGVGVVAAGVAKGKAEHVVISGHDGGTGASSWTGIKSAGLPWELGVAETHQVLTLNNLRSRMVVQADGQMRTGFDIVVAALLGADEFGFSTAPLIAMGCTMMRKCHLNTCPVGIATQDPVLRKKFEGKPEHVINFFFALAEEVRQHMASLGIKKFQDLIGRTDFLKVRDDIAVEKAKTLSFVNILRNALDLRPGVNIHGGSIKQDFQLENRLDNELIRLAEPILNGKQKRVDIEMNINNECRAFASTLSYQISKQFGENGLPEHSINIKMKGSAGQSFCAFMTKGIHVTLEGDANDYVGKSLCGGEIVIYPPKESDFNSEANVIVGNVCLYGATSGKAYFRGIAAERFSVRNSGAVVVVEGVGDHGCEYMTGGCAVILGLTGRNFAAGMSGGIAYVFDVDGSFKSKCNPEMVELLPLNNTEDIAYVKQLLEEFVEKTGSLIAKDLLNLWPEPTTRFVKVFPYEYQRVLEQREETKQEQPILNGNSQTDSKVKDIEEVVTDGEVAQKKLDKIRGFMKYKRHTESYRAAEKRMEDWDEIYNFQGVRKGLRTQAARCMECGVPFCQSSYGCPLGNIIPKWNDLVFHSNWKEALNQLLQTNNFPEFTGRVCPAPCEGACVLGISEPPVTIKNIECAIIDHAFEQGWILPHPPTTRTGRTVAVIGSGPAGLAAAHQLNKAGHLVTVYERNDRVGGLLQYGIPTMKLSKQVVQRRVSLLAAEGIVFKTGIDVGKDITVQELKNQYDAVLLCTGATWPRDIQIPGRELEGIHFAVSFLEHWQKKQMGNETPQDLRLMAQDKDVIILGGGDTGCDCIATSLRQGAKTITTFEILPEPPVKRATDNPWPQFPRLFKVDYGHEEVALKFGRDPRQFSTRSEEFLDDGNGHVSGIKTVTVEWTKDSTGGWKNNAVPGSEKIYKCDLVLLAMGFLGPEKYIANELQTKMDARGNYETPIGKYKTSLPGIYAAGDCRRGQSLVVWAITEGRQAAREIDIDLMGTTGLPGAGGVITGVVA